The proteins below are encoded in one region of Odocoileus virginianus isolate 20LAN1187 ecotype Illinois chromosome 18, Ovbor_1.2, whole genome shotgun sequence:
- the RNF38 gene encoding E3 ubiquitin-protein ligase RNF38 isoform X5 yields MSEDSPSPKRQRLSHSVFDYTSASPAPSPPMRPWEMTSNRQPPSVRPSQHHFSGDRCSTPARNRRSPPVRRQRGRRDRQSRHNSISQDENYHHLPYAQQQAIEEPRAFRPPNVSPRLLHPAAHPPQQNAVMVDIHDQLHQGSVPVSYTVTTVAPHGIPLCTGQHIPACSAQQVPGCSVVFSGQHLPVCSVPPPMLQACSVQHLPVPYAAFPPLISSDPFILHPPHLSPHHPPHLPPPSQFVPFQTQQSRSPLQRIENEVELLGEHLPVGGFTYPPSAHPPTLPPSAPLQFLTHDPLHQEVSYGVPYPPFMPRRLTGRSRYRSQQPIPPPPYHPSLLPYVLSMLPVPPAVGPTFSFELDVEDGEVENYEALLNLAERLGEAKPRGLTKADIEQLPSYRFNPNNHQSEQTLCVVCMCDFESRQLLRVLPCNHEFHAKCVDKWLKANRTCPICRADASEVHRDSE; encoded by the exons atg AGTGAAGACAGTCCAAGCCCCAAGAGACAGCGCCTCTCTCACTCAGTCTTCGATTACACGTCAGCATCACCAGCTCCCTCTCCACCAATGCGACCATGGGAGATGACATCAAATAGGCAGCCCCCTTCAGTTCGACCAAGCCAGCATCACTTCTCAGGGGACCGATGCAGCACACCTGCACGCAACAGAAGGAG TCCTCCTGTCAGGCGTCAGAGAGGAAGACGGGATCGTCAGTCTCGACATAATTCCATTAGTCAAGATGAAAATTATCACCATCTCCCTTATGCACAGCAGCAAGCAATAGAAGAGCCTCGAGCCTTCCGCCCTCCGAATGTATCTCCCCGTCTATTACACCCTGCTGCTCATCCGCCCCAGCAGAATGCAGTGATGGTTGACATACATGATCAG CTCCATCAGGGCAGCGTCCCTGTGTCTTACACGGTGACGACCGTCGCGCCCCATGGCATCCCACTCTGCACGGGCCAGCACATCCCCGCCTGCAGCGCGCAGCAGGTCCCGGGGTGCTCCGTGGTCTTCAGCGGGCAGCACCTCCCCGTCTGCAGTGTGCCTCCCCCC ATGCTTCAAGCATGTTCTGTTCAGCACTTACCAGTACCGTATGCTGCATTTCCACCCCTTATTTCCAGTGATCCGTTTATTTTACATCCTCCCCATCTTTCTCCTCATCATCCTCCTCATTTGCCACCTCCAAGCCAGTTTGTCCCTTTCCAAACACAGCAGTCACGATCG cctCTGCAAAGGATAGAAAACGAAGTGGAACTCTTAGGAGAACATCTTCCTGTGGGAGGTTTTACTTACCCGCCATCTGCCCACCCCCCGACATTACCTCCATCGGCTCCTTTGCAGTTCCTGACACATGATCCTTTGCATCAGGAGGTTTCATATGGAGTA CCTTATCCTCCATTTATGCCTCGGAGGCTCACAGGACGCAGTAGATACCGGTCCCAGCAGCCCATACCACCTCCCCCCTACCATCCCAGCTTACTACCATATGTGTT ATCAATGCTTCCAGTGCCACCTGCAGTGGGCCCAACTTTCAGCTTTGAATTGGATGTGGAAGATGGAGAAGTAGAAAATTACGAG GCCCTGTTAAACCTAGCAGAGCGACTGGGAGAGGCCAAGCCTCGAGGACTGACTAAAGCAGACATCGAACAGCTTCCTTCTTACCGGTTCAATCCTAACAACCACCAGTCAGAACAGACTTT GTGTGTAGTATGCATGTGTGATTTTGAGTCAAGGCAGCTACTTAGAGTTTTACCCTGTAACCATGAGTTCCATGCCAAGTGTGTCGACAAATGGCTTAAG GCAAATCGTACTTGCCCAATCTGCCGAGCTGATGCTTCAGAAGTGCATCGGGATTCAGAATGA
- the RNF38 gene encoding E3 ubiquitin-protein ligase RNF38 isoform X7 — protein sequence MLTSKLSSSPPVRRQRGRRDRQSRHNSISQDENYHHLPYAQQQAIEEPRAFRPPNVSPRLLHPAAHPPQQNAVMVDIHDQLHQGSVPVSYTVTTVAPHGIPLCTGQHIPACSAQQVPGCSVVFSGQHLPVCSVPPPMLQACSVQHLPVPYAAFPPLISSDPFILHPPHLSPHHPPHLPPPSQFVPFQTQQSRSPLQRIENEVELLGEHLPVGGFTYPPSAHPPTLPPSAPLQFLTHDPLHQEVSYGVPYPPFMPRRLTGRSRYRSQQPIPPPPYHPSLLPYVLSMLPVPPAVGPTFSFELDVEDGEVENYEALLNLAERLGEAKPRGLTKADIEQLPSYRFNPNNHQSEQTLCVVCMCDFESRQLLRVLPCNHEFHAKCVDKWLKANRTCPICRADASEVHRDSE from the exons TCCTCCTGTCAGGCGTCAGAGAGGAAGACGGGATCGTCAGTCTCGACATAATTCCATTAGTCAAGATGAAAATTATCACCATCTCCCTTATGCACAGCAGCAAGCAATAGAAGAGCCTCGAGCCTTCCGCCCTCCGAATGTATCTCCCCGTCTATTACACCCTGCTGCTCATCCGCCCCAGCAGAATGCAGTGATGGTTGACATACATGATCAG CTCCATCAGGGCAGCGTCCCTGTGTCTTACACGGTGACGACCGTCGCGCCCCATGGCATCCCACTCTGCACGGGCCAGCACATCCCCGCCTGCAGCGCGCAGCAGGTCCCGGGGTGCTCCGTGGTCTTCAGCGGGCAGCACCTCCCCGTCTGCAGTGTGCCTCCCCCC ATGCTTCAAGCATGTTCTGTTCAGCACTTACCAGTACCGTATGCTGCATTTCCACCCCTTATTTCCAGTGATCCGTTTATTTTACATCCTCCCCATCTTTCTCCTCATCATCCTCCTCATTTGCCACCTCCAAGCCAGTTTGTCCCTTTCCAAACACAGCAGTCACGATCG cctCTGCAAAGGATAGAAAACGAAGTGGAACTCTTAGGAGAACATCTTCCTGTGGGAGGTTTTACTTACCCGCCATCTGCCCACCCCCCGACATTACCTCCATCGGCTCCTTTGCAGTTCCTGACACATGATCCTTTGCATCAGGAGGTTTCATATGGAGTA CCTTATCCTCCATTTATGCCTCGGAGGCTCACAGGACGCAGTAGATACCGGTCCCAGCAGCCCATACCACCTCCCCCCTACCATCCCAGCTTACTACCATATGTGTT ATCAATGCTTCCAGTGCCACCTGCAGTGGGCCCAACTTTCAGCTTTGAATTGGATGTGGAAGATGGAGAAGTAGAAAATTACGAG GCCCTGTTAAACCTAGCAGAGCGACTGGGAGAGGCCAAGCCTCGAGGACTGACTAAAGCAGACATCGAACAGCTTCCTTCTTACCGGTTCAATCCTAACAACCACCAGTCAGAACAGACTTT GTGTGTAGTATGCATGTGTGATTTTGAGTCAAGGCAGCTACTTAGAGTTTTACCCTGTAACCATGAGTTCCATGCCAAGTGTGTCGACAAATGGCTTAAG GCAAATCGTACTTGCCCAATCTGCCGAGCTGATGCTTCAGAAGTGCATCGGGATTCAGAATGA
- the RNF38 gene encoding E3 ubiquitin-protein ligase RNF38 isoform X6: MRPWEMTSNRQPPSVRPSQHHFSGDRCSTPARNRRSPPVRRQRGRRDRQSRHNSISQDENYHHLPYAQQQAIEEPRAFRPPNVSPRLLHPAAHPPQQNAVMVDIHDQLHQGSVPVSYTVTTVAPHGIPLCTGQHIPACSAQQVPGCSVVFSGQHLPVCSVPPPMLQACSVQHLPVPYAAFPPLISSDPFILHPPHLSPHHPPHLPPPSQFVPFQTQQSRSPLQRIENEVELLGEHLPVGGFTYPPSAHPPTLPPSAPLQFLTHDPLHQEVSYGVPYPPFMPRRLTGRSRYRSQQPIPPPPYHPSLLPYVLSMLPVPPAVGPTFSFELDVEDGEVENYEALLNLAERLGEAKPRGLTKADIEQLPSYRFNPNNHQSEQTLCVVCMCDFESRQLLRVLPCNHEFHAKCVDKWLKANRTCPICRADASEVHRDSE; encoded by the exons ATGCGACCATGGGAGATGACATCAAATAGGCAGCCCCCTTCAGTTCGACCAAGCCAGCATCACTTCTCAGGGGACCGATGCAGCACACCTGCACGCAACAGAAGGAG TCCTCCTGTCAGGCGTCAGAGAGGAAGACGGGATCGTCAGTCTCGACATAATTCCATTAGTCAAGATGAAAATTATCACCATCTCCCTTATGCACAGCAGCAAGCAATAGAAGAGCCTCGAGCCTTCCGCCCTCCGAATGTATCTCCCCGTCTATTACACCCTGCTGCTCATCCGCCCCAGCAGAATGCAGTGATGGTTGACATACATGATCAG CTCCATCAGGGCAGCGTCCCTGTGTCTTACACGGTGACGACCGTCGCGCCCCATGGCATCCCACTCTGCACGGGCCAGCACATCCCCGCCTGCAGCGCGCAGCAGGTCCCGGGGTGCTCCGTGGTCTTCAGCGGGCAGCACCTCCCCGTCTGCAGTGTGCCTCCCCCC ATGCTTCAAGCATGTTCTGTTCAGCACTTACCAGTACCGTATGCTGCATTTCCACCCCTTATTTCCAGTGATCCGTTTATTTTACATCCTCCCCATCTTTCTCCTCATCATCCTCCTCATTTGCCACCTCCAAGCCAGTTTGTCCCTTTCCAAACACAGCAGTCACGATCG cctCTGCAAAGGATAGAAAACGAAGTGGAACTCTTAGGAGAACATCTTCCTGTGGGAGGTTTTACTTACCCGCCATCTGCCCACCCCCCGACATTACCTCCATCGGCTCCTTTGCAGTTCCTGACACATGATCCTTTGCATCAGGAGGTTTCATATGGAGTA CCTTATCCTCCATTTATGCCTCGGAGGCTCACAGGACGCAGTAGATACCGGTCCCAGCAGCCCATACCACCTCCCCCCTACCATCCCAGCTTACTACCATATGTGTT ATCAATGCTTCCAGTGCCACCTGCAGTGGGCCCAACTTTCAGCTTTGAATTGGATGTGGAAGATGGAGAAGTAGAAAATTACGAG GCCCTGTTAAACCTAGCAGAGCGACTGGGAGAGGCCAAGCCTCGAGGACTGACTAAAGCAGACATCGAACAGCTTCCTTCTTACCGGTTCAATCCTAACAACCACCAGTCAGAACAGACTTT GTGTGTAGTATGCATGTGTGATTTTGAGTCAAGGCAGCTACTTAGAGTTTTACCCTGTAACCATGAGTTCCATGCCAAGTGTGTCGACAAATGGCTTAAG GCAAATCGTACTTGCCCAATCTGCCGAGCTGATGCTTCAGAAGTGCATCGGGATTCAGAATGA
- the RNF38 gene encoding E3 ubiquitin-protein ligase RNF38 isoform X8 encodes MMTVTSPPVRRQRGRRDRQSRHNSISQDENYHHLPYAQQQAIEEPRAFRPPNVSPRLLHPAAHPPQQNAVMVDIHDQLHQGSVPVSYTVTTVAPHGIPLCTGQHIPACSAQQVPGCSVVFSGQHLPVCSVPPPMLQACSVQHLPVPYAAFPPLISSDPFILHPPHLSPHHPPHLPPPSQFVPFQTQQSRSPLQRIENEVELLGEHLPVGGFTYPPSAHPPTLPPSAPLQFLTHDPLHQEVSYGVPYPPFMPRRLTGRSRYRSQQPIPPPPYHPSLLPYVLSMLPVPPAVGPTFSFELDVEDGEVENYEALLNLAERLGEAKPRGLTKADIEQLPSYRFNPNNHQSEQTLCVVCMCDFESRQLLRVLPCNHEFHAKCVDKWLKANRTCPICRADASEVHRDSE; translated from the exons TCCTCCTGTCAGGCGTCAGAGAGGAAGACGGGATCGTCAGTCTCGACATAATTCCATTAGTCAAGATGAAAATTATCACCATCTCCCTTATGCACAGCAGCAAGCAATAGAAGAGCCTCGAGCCTTCCGCCCTCCGAATGTATCTCCCCGTCTATTACACCCTGCTGCTCATCCGCCCCAGCAGAATGCAGTGATGGTTGACATACATGATCAG CTCCATCAGGGCAGCGTCCCTGTGTCTTACACGGTGACGACCGTCGCGCCCCATGGCATCCCACTCTGCACGGGCCAGCACATCCCCGCCTGCAGCGCGCAGCAGGTCCCGGGGTGCTCCGTGGTCTTCAGCGGGCAGCACCTCCCCGTCTGCAGTGTGCCTCCCCCC ATGCTTCAAGCATGTTCTGTTCAGCACTTACCAGTACCGTATGCTGCATTTCCACCCCTTATTTCCAGTGATCCGTTTATTTTACATCCTCCCCATCTTTCTCCTCATCATCCTCCTCATTTGCCACCTCCAAGCCAGTTTGTCCCTTTCCAAACACAGCAGTCACGATCG cctCTGCAAAGGATAGAAAACGAAGTGGAACTCTTAGGAGAACATCTTCCTGTGGGAGGTTTTACTTACCCGCCATCTGCCCACCCCCCGACATTACCTCCATCGGCTCCTTTGCAGTTCCTGACACATGATCCTTTGCATCAGGAGGTTTCATATGGAGTA CCTTATCCTCCATTTATGCCTCGGAGGCTCACAGGACGCAGTAGATACCGGTCCCAGCAGCCCATACCACCTCCCCCCTACCATCCCAGCTTACTACCATATGTGTT ATCAATGCTTCCAGTGCCACCTGCAGTGGGCCCAACTTTCAGCTTTGAATTGGATGTGGAAGATGGAGAAGTAGAAAATTACGAG GCCCTGTTAAACCTAGCAGAGCGACTGGGAGAGGCCAAGCCTCGAGGACTGACTAAAGCAGACATCGAACAGCTTCCTTCTTACCGGTTCAATCCTAACAACCACCAGTCAGAACAGACTTT GTGTGTAGTATGCATGTGTGATTTTGAGTCAAGGCAGCTACTTAGAGTTTTACCCTGTAACCATGAGTTCCATGCCAAGTGTGTCGACAAATGGCTTAAG GCAAATCGTACTTGCCCAATCTGCCGAGCTGATGCTTCAGAAGTGCATCGGGATTCAGAATGA